In Natronospira bacteriovora, a single window of DNA contains:
- a CDS encoding DUF1289 domain-containing protein, producing the protein MSQSSSRRYLKDPVSYDPSDTPRPMPASPEPPPSPCVGVCTMDDDGHCMGCLRSLTEIAQWTELSPEEQWDIVRQLPERDPAMGA; encoded by the coding sequence ATGTCCCAGTCCAGCTCCCGCCGCTATCTCAAGGATCCGGTCAGCTACGATCCTTCCGACACGCCGCGCCCCATGCCGGCCAGTCCCGAGCCGCCGCCCAGTCCCTGTGTGGGTGTCTGCACCATGGACGATGATGGCCATTGCATGGGCTGCCTGCGCAGCCTCACCGAAATCGCCCAGTGGACGGAGCTGAGCCCGGAAGAACAATGGGACATCGTCCGTCAGTTGCCGGAACGTGATCCGGCCATGGGCGCCTGA
- a CDS encoding superoxide dismutase, whose protein sequence is MSHELMQLPYAMDALEPHISRETLEYHYGKHHQTYVNTLNDLIKDTPDADLDLESLIRKASGKLFNQAAQVWNHNFYWQSLSPNGGGDPEGELKVAIEREWGSVDAFRKAFTDSTVANFASGWGWLVKKADGGLAIVQTDDAETPLTDPSVTPLLTCDIWEHAYYIDYRNARPKYMEAFWKLVNWEFAARNFAG, encoded by the coding sequence GTGAGCCACGAGTTGATGCAGCTGCCCTACGCCATGGACGCCCTGGAACCGCATATTTCACGGGAGACGCTGGAATATCACTACGGCAAGCATCACCAGACCTATGTGAATACGCTCAACGACCTGATCAAGGACACGCCGGATGCCGATCTTGATCTGGAGAGCCTGATCCGAAAAGCCTCGGGCAAGCTGTTCAACCAGGCCGCCCAGGTCTGGAATCACAATTTCTACTGGCAGTCGCTGAGCCCCAATGGCGGGGGCGACCCGGAGGGTGAGCTCAAGGTGGCCATCGAAAGGGAATGGGGTTCCGTGGACGCCTTCCGCAAGGCATTCACCGACAGTACGGTGGCCAATTTTGCCTCCGGCTGGGGCTGGCTGGTGAAGAAGGCCGACGGTGGTCTCGCCATTGTGCAGACCGATGACGCCGAAACCCCGCTCACGGATCCGAGTGTGACTCCGCTGCTGACCTGCGATATCTGGGAGCATGCCTACTACATCGATTACCGCAATGCGCGGCCGAAATACATGGAGGCGTTCTGGAAGCTGGTCAATTGGGAATTTGCAGCCAGGAATTTTGCGGGCTGA